A genomic window from Tachyglossus aculeatus isolate mTacAcu1 chromosome 9, mTacAcu1.pri, whole genome shotgun sequence includes:
- the LOC119932470 gene encoding uncharacterized protein LOC119932470 has product MWDLLEALLLPVVAILWAFRWPFPDEGFMLLFLILLFWQIQRGHVEVWKKEDQICNLGERSPAQSPANHPASILNRHRLKYRLEVTSDEVWRLGQEHTRDPEAILSLLKRCGLDTFSGKDSCIICQYLRNETQRFPPPPTGWDEWPRPRVSFRRVSRPCDSRLARCTCCAGALPPHRDERPQILQVEEKCRHPRGPGFRRSGSRQSENPKKEDRKDLQALPEAFPVRMKPLSRPSLLSPETRRLLEQHLKSMLHFQQLGLPRWVLEAQWLLAPQMGDEDIQPSFPWRKGLVTPEDSLKSKKEEHIEEHMVDKSRQIIPSVVPSSTPPQALLSSQGPPVLSGPKSLAPPSLDPLETRPRTPDRRTASFPKLSSNLRPREDRRPPAKPAVPSEASMKSLDSVLREKYRDFLSGFGLVYNGAIGSAVSQAELARISGSAEGEPAPVKRHLERSGGDEPNREESKEPRLSLTTDCKEASLEGRRHRHSREARDRDRPSTQTARAPRRKSRGPHHPDSCPSKTSLCPPRAAGGLGAPTGIQERKKNIGQGRGRAPVSNLAARDVAFTNSCGPKVLTLGPERDN; this is encoded by the exons ATGTGGGACTTACTGGAAGCCCTTCTTCTCCCAGTCGTCGCCATCCTGTGGGCCTTTCGATGGCCCTTCCCTGACGAGGGATTCATGCTTCTCTTCCTCATACTGCTCTTCTGGCAGATCCAGAGGGGCCATGTTGAAGTGTGGAAGAAGGAAGACCAAATCTGCAACCTG GGAGAGCGGAGCCCAGCCCAAAGCCCTGCTAACCATCCTGCTTCCATCCTGAATCGGCATCGTCTGAAGTATCGGCTGGAGGTCACGTCAGATGAAG TTTGGAGGCTAGGCCAAGAACACACCAGGGATCCCGAGGCCATCCTGAGTCTCCTGAAAAG GTGCGGCTTGGACACGTTCAGCGGCAAAGACAGCTGCATCATCTGCCAGTACCTCAGGAACGAAACCCAGAGGTTCCCACCACCCCCGACTGGCTGGGATGAGTGGCCTAGGCCCAGAGTGTCTTTCCGCCGAGTCTCACGGCCCTGTGACTCCAGATTGGCCCGATGTACCTGTTGCGCAGGGGCTCTGCCTCCCCACAGGGATGAAAGACCTCAGATTCTGCAGGTAGAGGAGAAATGTCGACACCCTCGTGGGCCAGGGTTCCGGCGCTCTGGCTCCAGACAGTCAGAAAACCCTAAAAAGGAAGACCGTAAGGACCTTCAGGCTCTGCCTGAGGCCTTCCCCGTGAGAATGAAGCCCCTCTCCCggccctctctcctcagcccGGAGACCCGCAGACTCCTGGAGCAGCATTTGAAGTCCATGCTCCACTTCCAGCAATTGGGGCTGCCCAGATGGGTCCTGGAGGCCCAGTGGCTGTTAGCTCCTCAGATGGGAGATGAAGACATCCAGCCCAGCTTTCCCTGGAGAAAAGGTTTGGTCACGCCTGAAGACTCCCTGAAGAGCAAAAAGGAGGAGCACATAGAAGAGCACATGGTAGATAAAAGCCGACAAATTATCCCCTCAGTGGTGCCCAGCTCCACACCACCACAGGCCCTTCTCAGCTCCCAGGGCCCCCCAGTTCTCTCCGGCCCCAaaagtctggctcccccttctctgGACCCTCTTGAGACCAGACCTCGGACACCGGACCGGAGGACCGCTTCTTTTCCGAAGCTGAGTTCAAACCTCAGACCGCGGGAGGACCGACGACCCCCGGCCAAGCCAGCGGTCCCGTCCGAGGCTTCAATGAAGAGCCTGGATTCGGTCTTGAGGGAGAAGTACCGGGATTTCCTCTCCGGGTTTGGTCTCGTGTACAACGGAGCCATCGGCAGTGCTGTGTCTCAAGCCGAACTTGCCCGGATTTCAGGAAGCGCAGAGGGCGAGCCTGCCCCCGTCAAAAGACATCTGGAGCGCAGTGGGGGAGATGAACCGAACAGGGAGGAATCTAAAGAGCCAAGACTCTCTCTGACCACTGACTGCAAAGAGGCTTCACTGGAAGGGAGGCGACATCGCCACTCCAGGGAAGCTCGGGATCGCGACCGACCTTCTACCCAAACGGCCAGGGCACCGCGACGAAAGAGCCGGGGCCCACATCATCCTGATTCATGCCCCTCCAAGACATCGCTCTGCCCTCCCAGGGCTGCAGGAGGCTTGGGGGCTCCCACGGGCatccaggagaggaagaagaatatCGGCCAAGGCCGCGGCAGAGCCCCCGTCTCTAACTTGGCAGCAAGGGACGTGGCATTCACCAACTCCTGTGGCCCTAAAGTTCTCACATTGGGCCCGGAGAGGGACAACTGA
- the LOC119932481 gene encoding uncharacterized protein LOC119932481: MMRDVLEALLFPIVAVFWALQWPLSDEGFSLLFLLLLVWQGRRGHVALWEKKDNLRDQSPAQTPALHAASFLHQHHLKNQLEDTSDKVWTLDQERTEDPEEVLGLLKRHDTDTVCGELDCTIRQHLSEEAQGVSLEGGAPCSVLQPPTEKVTQSGLPCYQDPESGTHHSQETASRPNDCKLAQYVCGTEDPPPTRDEGPQTPQLEKTHQQENFPPSALSMSEDPKEEAHKDTEKTPLGQLLEPVASLVGTEPCCRPSLLCPKTRSLLEEHLKSMLHIQKSRTQNWVLEAQSPLASQAGELDVQPSALWRKGSALTEDFLRINTPKRDKEAPKCHQISFGEIPSVVPGGQGDTRISSPRAPPAPQGPSALPGPGSSSTATSSSLKPGQRFTSTLTLRLKPRPREDGRLLVKLWGLPESSIKSLESVLQRKYVDFLSGFCQLYDIAMSIAVSPAAVPWMPASTEVKPTLDRDCSERSVIDELKQGKSEEPKLTPIAECQETPPGSRLRRHSKVTLDRSRLQSQPAWASGQESQGLGQQVSRRSKSSLCPRNTTSSSGTSTVIQSRKKAARRGHGGAPFSALETAGSCGPGVSIPGPARANKGSQPPPKATFSEKLKTWFSSLGQRWQERVGPGAPVIVTLREPGKLRSASPENTKLPFSKGLTHLRHGFSAPMSRRPRPAQPQISYSDHIPRPRHRAP, from the exons ATGATGAGGGACGTCCTGGAAGCCCTTCTGTTCCCCATCGTTGCCGTCTTCTGGGCCCTACAGTGGCCCCTCTCTGATGAGGGCTTCTCGCTTCTCTTCCTCTTGCTGCTGGTCTGGCAGGGCCGGAGGGGCCACGTGGCCTTGTGGGAGAAGAAAGACAACCTG AGAGACCAGAGCCcagcccaaacccctgctcttcatgctgcttccttcctgcATCAGCATCATCTGAAGAATCAACTGGAGGATACATCAGATAAAG TTTGGACACTGGACCAAGAACGCACCGAGGATCCAGAGGAGGTCCTGGGCCTCCTGAAAAG GCACGACACAGACACGGTCTGCGGCGAACTGGATTGTACCATCCGTCAGCACCTCAGTGAGGAAGCCCAAGGGGTGTCCTTGGAGGGTGGTGCCCCCTGTTCCGTGCTCCAACCACCCACTGAGAAGGTGACTCAGTCCGGATTGCCTTGCTACCAAGACCCGGAGTCGGGAACTCACCATTCCCAGGAGACCGCCTCACGGCCCAATGACTGCAAGTTAGCCCAATATGTCTGTGGCACAGAGGACCCACCTCCCACTAGGGACGAAGGACCTCAAACTCCTCAGCTGGAGAAGACGCATCAACAGGAGAACTTCCCGCCCTCTGCCCTCAGTATGTCAGAGGACCCTAAAGAGGAAGCCCACAAAGACACAGAAAAAACACCTCTTGGGCAGCTACTAGAGCCTGTGGCCTCACTCGTGGGAACGGAGCCCTGCTGCCGGCCCTCACTCCTCTGCCCCAAGACTCGCAGCCTTCTGGAGGAGCATTTAAAGTCCATGCTCCACATCCAGAAATCGAGGACGCAAAACTGGGTCCTGGAAGCCCAGAGTCCGTTAGCGTCCCAGGCAGGAGAGCTGGATGTCCAGCCTTCCGCTCTCTGGAGAAAAGGTTCAGCCCTGACTGAAGACTTCCTCAGGATTAATACTccgaagagagacaaggaggccccAAAATGCCACCAGATTAGCTTTGGAGAAATCCCCTCTGTTGTGCCCGGTGGTCAGGGTGACACCCGCATCTCATCACCACGGGCTCCTCCGGCCCCGCAAGGCCCTTCGGCTCTCCCGGGCCCCGGAAGTTCCTCCACGGCAACATCCTCATCTCTGAAGCCAGGCCAGAGATTCACCTCAACTCTGACACTGAGACTGAAGCCCAGACCACGAGAGGACGGACGACTCCTGGTCAAACTCTGGGGCCTGCCGGAGAGCTCAATTAAGAGCCTGGAATCTGTCTTGCAGAGGAAGTACGTGGATTTCCTCTCTGGGTTTTGCCAGCTCTACGATATAGCCATGTCCATTGCGGTATCTCCAGCGGCGGTTCCCTGGATGCCAGCGAGCACAGAGGTCAAGCCCACGCTGGATAGAGACTGTTCCGAACGCAGTGTGATAGATGAACTGAAGCAGGGGAAATCAGAAGAGCCGAAACTCACCCCCATTGCTGAATGCCAAGAAACTCCACCGGGCAGTAGGTTGCGTCGCCACTCCAAAGTAACCCTCGACCGGAGCAGACTTCAGAGCCAACCTGCCTGGGCCTCGGGGCAAGAGAGCCAGGGGTTAGGCCAACAGGTTTCCCGACGGTCAAAGTCATCACTCTGCCCCCGCAACACTACAAGCTCCTCGGGAACTTCCACCGTGATCCAGAGCAGGAAGAAGGCCGCCAGACGAGGCCACGGCGGGGCTCCTTTCTCGGCCCTGGAAACCGCCGGCTCCTGTGGCCCTGGGGTTTCCATCCCAGGCCCAGCTAGGGCTAACAAAGGCAGTCAGCCTCCACCGAAAGCCACGTTTTCTGAAAAACTGAAGACGTGGTTCAGCTCTCTTGGCCAACGCTGGCAGGAGAGAGTCGGCCCTGGAGCTCCAGTGATAGTCACCTTAAGAGAACCGGGCAAGCTTAGGTCCGCATCACCAGAGAACACCAAACTGCCCTTCTCCAAGGGTCTGACTCACCTACGGCACGGCTTCTCTGCCCCGATGAGCCGCAGGCCTCGCCCCGCACAGCCCCAGATATCATACTCCGACCATATCCCCAGGCCCCGACACAGAGCCCCCTAA